The Burkholderia cepacia ATCC 25416 genome includes a window with the following:
- a CDS encoding MFS transporter, producing the protein MTSAFPALAADRETDASIEQRAVRKAAWRFIPLLALAYFFNYLDRTSVGFAALTMNRDLGLTATQFGWGAGIMFAGYCVFEVPSNLALYRFGARRWLARIMITWGVMAAATALATGPTSFYAIRLLLGIGEAGFFPGVIFFLAVWFPASYRTRVLAWFTVSTPLSSLIGGPLSTWLLQLDGALGLAGWKWMFIVEGLPACALGFLVLKLLSDSPADAAWLSSDERVALQRAFEREGAAAGRKKRFGVALRDVRVYVLALISFGFTMGSYGIGIWLPQMLKAHGMSTMQTGWLSAVPYFFATVALLWWAKRVDRRGGPVANLAIGLFIGAVALGVSTHFLTLGPALAGITLALVGTIAGRTIFYTLPSRFLSGQAAAGGLALINSIGALGGFAGPYLVGYLKDGFGTFTAGMLGLAIVLAITTLLTLSLYAFDRSE; encoded by the coding sequence ATGACATCCGCATTCCCGGCGCTGGCCGCCGATCGCGAGACCGATGCATCGATCGAGCAGCGGGCCGTGCGCAAGGCCGCATGGCGCTTCATCCCGCTGCTCGCGCTCGCGTATTTTTTCAATTACCTGGACCGCACGAGCGTCGGGTTCGCGGCGCTCACGATGAACCGCGATCTCGGGCTGACGGCGACGCAGTTCGGCTGGGGCGCGGGGATCATGTTCGCCGGCTACTGCGTGTTCGAGGTGCCGAGCAATCTCGCGCTGTACCGTTTCGGCGCGCGCCGCTGGCTCGCCCGCATCATGATCACGTGGGGCGTGATGGCGGCCGCGACCGCGCTTGCGACCGGGCCGACGAGTTTCTATGCGATCCGGTTGCTGCTCGGTATCGGGGAAGCCGGGTTCTTTCCGGGCGTGATCTTCTTCCTCGCCGTGTGGTTTCCGGCGAGCTACCGCACGCGGGTGCTGGCGTGGTTCACCGTGTCGACGCCGCTGTCGTCGCTGATCGGCGGGCCGCTGTCGACGTGGCTGCTGCAGCTCGACGGCGCGCTCGGGCTGGCCGGCTGGAAATGGATGTTCATCGTCGAAGGGCTGCCGGCGTGCGCGCTCGGTTTTCTCGTGCTGAAGCTGCTGTCCGATTCGCCCGCGGATGCCGCGTGGCTGTCGAGCGACGAGCGTGTCGCGCTGCAGCGCGCGTTCGAGCGCGAAGGCGCGGCCGCCGGCCGCAAGAAGCGCTTCGGCGTCGCGCTGCGCGACGTGCGCGTGTACGTGCTCGCGCTGATCTCGTTCGGTTTCACGATGGGTTCTTACGGGATCGGCATCTGGCTGCCGCAGATGCTCAAGGCGCACGGCATGTCGACGATGCAGACGGGCTGGCTGTCCGCGGTGCCGTACTTCTTCGCGACCGTCGCGCTGCTGTGGTGGGCGAAGCGCGTGGACCGTCGCGGCGGCCCGGTCGCGAACCTGGCGATCGGGCTGTTCATCGGCGCGGTGGCGCTCGGCGTCTCGACGCACTTCCTGACGCTCGGCCCCGCACTCGCCGGCATCACGCTGGCGCTGGTCGGCACGATCGCCGGCCGCACGATCTTCTACACGCTGCCCTCGCGCTTCCTGTCCGGCCAGGCGGCGGCCGGCGGGCTCGCGCTGATCAACTCGATCGGCGCGCTCGGCGGCTTCGCGGGCCCTTATCTCGTCGGCTACCTGAAGGACGGCTTCGGCACCTTTA
- a CDS encoding CaiB/BaiF CoA transferase family protein, with the protein MNGRQPASMLPYAGVRVIEMTHMVMGPTCGMLLADLGAEVIKIEPIAGDSTRALRGSGAGFFGMFNRNKKSLAVDVKDPRGLEIVLRLVATADVFSENFKSGTMDRLGLGYPALHSLNPRIVYVSHKGFLPGPYEHRTALDEVVQMMGGLAYMTGPEGRPLRAGASVNDIMGGMFGAIGAMAALAQRERTGRGQQVQSSLFENNVFLVAQHMMQFAVTGQAASPMPSRISAWAVYDVFSVKDGEQIFLAVVSDTQWALFCDAFGLAALKDDARLATNNLRVQAREWLLPELRARLAPHSAAEIGAIFESIGLPYAPITKPQDLFDDPHLLATGGLADVTLPADASGAGRPVDTRTALLPLTLAGERLRLRSAPPALGQDTRALLGELGYTPDEARALIEAGVVAGRHDADGAAAGGAPSPNELASA; encoded by the coding sequence ATGAACGGCCGCCAACCCGCTTCGATGCTGCCGTACGCCGGCGTCCGCGTGATCGAGATGACGCACATGGTGATGGGCCCGACCTGCGGGATGCTGCTCGCGGATCTCGGCGCGGAAGTCATCAAGATCGAACCGATCGCCGGCGACAGCACGCGCGCGCTGCGCGGTTCGGGCGCGGGATTCTTCGGGATGTTCAACCGCAACAAGAAAAGCCTCGCGGTCGACGTGAAGGATCCGCGCGGGCTCGAGATCGTGCTGCGGCTCGTCGCGACGGCGGACGTGTTCAGCGAGAACTTCAAGAGCGGCACGATGGACCGGCTCGGCCTCGGTTATCCGGCGCTGCACTCGCTGAATCCGCGCATCGTGTACGTGTCGCACAAGGGTTTCCTGCCGGGGCCGTACGAGCATCGCACCGCGCTCGACGAGGTGGTGCAGATGATGGGCGGCCTCGCATACATGACCGGCCCGGAGGGGCGGCCGCTGCGCGCGGGCGCGAGCGTGAACGACATCATGGGCGGCATGTTCGGCGCGATCGGCGCGATGGCCGCGCTCGCGCAGCGCGAGCGCACCGGCCGCGGCCAGCAGGTGCAGAGTTCGCTGTTCGAAAACAACGTGTTCCTCGTGGCGCAGCACATGATGCAGTTCGCGGTGACGGGGCAGGCCGCATCGCCGATGCCGAGCCGGATTTCCGCGTGGGCCGTCTACGACGTGTTCTCCGTGAAGGACGGCGAGCAGATCTTTCTCGCGGTCGTGTCGGATACGCAGTGGGCGTTGTTCTGCGATGCGTTCGGGCTGGCTGCGCTGAAGGACGATGCGCGCCTCGCGACCAACAACCTGCGCGTGCAGGCGCGCGAGTGGCTGCTGCCCGAACTGCGCGCGCGGCTCGCGCCGCATTCGGCCGCGGAGATCGGCGCGATCTTCGAGTCGATCGGCCTGCCGTATGCACCGATCACCAAGCCGCAAGACCTGTTCGACGATCCGCACCTGCTGGCGACGGGCGGCCTCGCGGACGTGACTTTGCCGGCCGATGCGAGCGGCGCCGGGCGGCCGGTCGACACGCGCACCGCGCTGCTGCCGCTCACGCTCGCGGGCGAGCGCCTGCGGCTGCGCTCGGCGCCGCCGGCGCTCGGGCAGGACACGCGCGCGCTGCTTGGCGAACTCGGCTACACGCCGGACGAGGCGCGCGCGCTGATCGAAGCCGGCGTCGTGGCCGGGCGGCACGACGCGGACGGCGCGGCGGCGGGCGGCGCGCCGTCGCCGAACGAACTGGCGAGCGCGTAG
- a CDS encoding hydroxymethylglutaryl-CoA lyase, which translates to MSVSEYPKVLVSEVGPRDGLQSIRAVMPTAGKLRWITALAAAGLREIEVGSFVPARLLPQMADVREVVAHALAIPGLHVAALAPNLRGAEGAFEAGVHKLTLPVSVTEAHSLANIRKTPAQMIDEVRAIVALRDARFPSVQIEAGVSVAFGCTIAGAVSDDETIAMAVAMAECGVDEIGLSDTSGYANPAQVRRLFARLRREVGDKAGGAHFHNTRGQGLANVVAALDAGVTTIDASQGGLGGCPYAPGATGNIVTEDLVFLLESAGFDTGIDVDALLAARAILHAALPAEALYGHVPDAGLPKGFRYADGRSPAAPQPEGCLAGVAQ; encoded by the coding sequence ATGAGCGTTTCCGAATATCCGAAGGTGCTGGTCAGCGAGGTCGGGCCGCGCGACGGCCTGCAGAGCATCCGGGCCGTGATGCCGACGGCCGGCAAGCTGCGCTGGATCACGGCGCTGGCCGCGGCCGGCTTGCGCGAGATCGAGGTCGGGTCGTTCGTGCCGGCGAGGCTGTTGCCGCAGATGGCCGACGTGCGTGAGGTCGTCGCGCATGCGCTGGCGATTCCCGGGCTGCATGTCGCCGCGCTCGCGCCGAACCTGCGCGGCGCCGAGGGCGCATTCGAAGCAGGCGTGCACAAGCTCACGCTGCCGGTATCGGTGACGGAGGCGCATTCGCTGGCGAATATCCGCAAGACGCCCGCGCAGATGATCGACGAGGTGCGCGCGATCGTCGCGCTGCGCGATGCGCGGTTCCCGTCGGTGCAGATCGAGGCGGGCGTGTCGGTCGCGTTCGGCTGCACGATCGCGGGCGCCGTCAGCGACGACGAGACGATCGCGATGGCGGTGGCGATGGCCGAATGCGGGGTCGACGAGATCGGGCTGTCCGACACGAGCGGCTATGCGAACCCGGCGCAGGTGCGCCGGCTGTTTGCCCGGCTGCGCCGGGAAGTCGGCGACAAGGCGGGCGGCGCGCATTTCCACAATACGCGCGGGCAGGGGCTCGCCAACGTCGTCGCGGCGCTCGACGCGGGCGTGACGACGATCGATGCGAGCCAGGGCGGCCTCGGCGGTTGCCCGTATGCGCCGGGTGCGACCGGCAACATCGTCACCGAGGATCTCGTGTTCCTGCTCGAATCGGCGGGATTCGACACGGGTATCGACGTCGACGCCCTGCTCGCCGCGCGCGCGATCCTGCACGCGGCGCTGCCAGCCGAGGCGTTGTACGGCCATGTGCCGGACGCCGGTTTGCCGAAGGGCTTCCGTTACGCGGACGGCCGTTCTCCAGCCGCGCCGCAACCGGAAGGATGCCTGGCGGGAGTCGCGCAATGA
- a CDS encoding IclR family transcriptional regulator, with the protein MPTTHTDHAGNEPDSPAEEASSGVAVLDRAFAILRAFGQTDDRLSLAELSRRTGLYKSTILRLLAALEHGGFMRKLDDGQYAIGHEPLRLAALYQRSFRVGPVVEPLLETLSRELGETASFYVRQGDMRSVLYRVEPARAVRVSIRVGEEFPVRQGASGKVLLAFTDTQDAQWHDVRERLWAASYGERDPETASASVPVFGAAGECVGALTVSGPKSRLAAAPAMAAALAMLLPLAQKATVALGGAGARYDAAAVRDSLAQFAPAAGHGDTAS; encoded by the coding sequence GTGCCTACGACTCACACCGATCACGCCGGCAACGAGCCCGATTCGCCGGCCGAAGAAGCGTCCAGCGGCGTCGCCGTCCTCGATCGCGCGTTCGCGATCCTCCGCGCCTTCGGGCAGACCGACGACCGGCTGTCGCTCGCGGAGCTGTCGCGCCGCACCGGGCTGTACAAGAGCACGATCCTGCGCCTGCTCGCCGCGCTCGAGCATGGTGGCTTCATGCGCAAGCTCGACGACGGCCAGTACGCGATCGGGCACGAGCCGCTGCGGCTCGCCGCGCTGTACCAGCGTTCGTTCCGGGTCGGCCCGGTGGTCGAGCCGCTGCTCGAAACGCTCAGCCGCGAACTCGGCGAAACGGCATCGTTCTACGTGCGACAGGGCGACATGCGCTCGGTGCTGTACCGGGTCGAGCCCGCCCGCGCGGTGCGCGTGTCGATTCGTGTCGGCGAGGAATTTCCGGTTCGCCAGGGCGCGTCCGGGAAGGTGCTGCTGGCGTTCACCGACACGCAGGATGCGCAATGGCACGACGTGCGCGAACGACTCTGGGCCGCGTCGTACGGCGAGCGCGACCCCGAGACGGCTTCGGCGTCCGTACCCGTGTTCGGTGCGGCCGGCGAGTGTGTCGGCGCGCTGACCGTGTCGGGCCCGAAATCGCGGCTCGCCGCCGCACCGGCCATGGCGGCAGCGCTCGCGATGCTGCTGCCGCTCGCGCAGAAGGCGACCGTGGCGCTCGGCGGCGCAGGCGCGCGCTACGATGCGGCGGCCGTACGTGACAGCCTCGCGCAGTTCGCGCCGGCAGCAGGCCACGGCGACACGGCGTCATGA
- a CDS encoding 2-hydroxychromene-2-carboxylate isomerase — protein sequence MNAARTAIWYFDFVSPFAYLQQEQFDRLPAAAAFEPRPIVLGALLSHWGQKAPAEIAAKRVFTYRHAQYRADKLGITFRMPPAHPFNPIRPLRLAIAMGSSPDAIRRIFRHIWRDGQDVSTPEGFAALCEAVGFPEGVTAVEAQPVKDALRANTDDAIAHGVFGVPTFELDGDLFWGEDATDMFADCATSRAWLDSPEVRRISALPEGIRRG from the coding sequence ATGAACGCCGCGCGCACCGCCATCTGGTATTTCGATTTCGTGTCGCCATTCGCCTACCTGCAGCAGGAACAGTTCGACCGGTTGCCGGCCGCCGCCGCGTTCGAGCCGCGGCCCATCGTGCTCGGCGCACTACTCTCACACTGGGGCCAGAAAGCGCCGGCCGAGATCGCGGCGAAACGCGTCTTCACCTATCGCCACGCGCAATATCGCGCGGACAAGCTCGGCATTACGTTCCGGATGCCGCCCGCGCACCCGTTCAATCCGATCAGGCCGCTGCGTCTCGCGATCGCGATGGGCAGTTCGCCCGACGCGATCCGCCGGATCTTCCGGCATATCTGGCGCGACGGCCAGGACGTGTCGACGCCGGAAGGCTTCGCCGCACTGTGCGAAGCCGTCGGCTTCCCGGAAGGCGTGACGGCCGTCGAAGCCCAGCCGGTCAAGGACGCGCTGCGCGCGAACACCGACGATGCGATCGCGCACGGCGTATTCGGCGTGCCGACCTTCGAACTCGACGGCGACCTGTTCTGGGGCGAGGATGCGACCGACATGTTCGCCGACTGCGCGACGTCGCGCGCGTGGCTCGATTCGCCCGAAGTGCGCCGCATCAGCGCACTGCCCGAAGGCATCCGGCGCGGCTGA
- a CDS encoding phosphatase PAP2 family protein — protein sequence MNNFDTTIQTFLTHITFGPLMNHAIRVIAGLYTFKGFVLIPVLCWLWFQPGPNRERQRELVVATIASGLVALAFGRLLAQVLPFRVRPIYNPELHLHFPSAGLRAATLQAWSSFPSDHAMLWMAIATGIFIIARRVGVLALLYAVVFICVPRAYLGFHYPTDLIAGAAIGIAIAWLLTRDAIRSRFAPQVLATIRRFPAPAYTLAFLLCFELITQFDELLTLAQSATRTM from the coding sequence ATGAACAATTTCGATACCACGATCCAGACCTTCCTCACCCACATCACGTTCGGACCGCTGATGAATCACGCGATCCGCGTGATCGCGGGCCTGTACACGTTCAAGGGCTTCGTGCTCATTCCCGTGCTGTGCTGGCTGTGGTTCCAGCCGGGCCCGAACCGCGAGCGGCAGCGCGAGCTGGTCGTCGCGACGATCGCGAGCGGGCTCGTCGCGCTCGCGTTCGGCCGGCTGCTCGCCCAGGTGCTGCCGTTCCGCGTGCGGCCGATCTACAACCCCGAACTGCACCTGCACTTCCCGTCGGCAGGCCTGCGCGCGGCCACGCTGCAGGCATGGAGTTCGTTTCCCAGCGATCACGCGATGCTGTGGATGGCGATCGCCACCGGCATCTTCATCATCGCGCGCCGCGTCGGCGTGCTCGCGCTGCTGTATGCGGTCGTGTTCATCTGCGTACCGCGCGCCTATCTCGGCTTCCACTACCCGACCGACCTGATCGCCGGCGCCGCGATCGGCATCGCGATCGCATGGCTGCTGACGCGCGACGCGATCCGCTCGCGTTTCGCGCCGCAGGTGCTGGCGACGATCCGGCGCTTCCCCGCGCCGGCCTATACGCTCGCGTTCCTGCTGTGCTTCGAACTGATCACGCAGTTCGACGAACTGCTGACGCTCGCGCAGTCGGCCACCCGCACGATGTAA
- a CDS encoding glutathione S-transferase family protein, translating into MIPTLYAHPFSSYCQKVLTALYENGTPFSYRVLAHDDPKPMQELAALWPLKRFPVLVDAGRTVIEASIIIEYLGLNHPGPVRLLPDDPHAALEVRTMDRFFDNYVSTPQQKVVFDALRPEAERDARGVADARAMLDTSYAWLDRKMADREWAAGDRFSLADCGAAPFLFYADWTHRIDPSFANVIAYRKRLLARPSFARAVDEARPYRPFFPLGAPDRD; encoded by the coding sequence ATGATACCGACGCTTTACGCCCATCCCTTTTCGTCCTACTGCCAGAAGGTGCTGACCGCGCTGTACGAGAACGGCACGCCGTTCTCGTATCGCGTGCTCGCGCACGACGATCCGAAGCCGATGCAGGAACTGGCCGCGCTGTGGCCGCTGAAGCGCTTTCCGGTGCTGGTCGATGCCGGCCGCACCGTGATCGAGGCGTCCATCATCATCGAGTACCTCGGCCTGAACCATCCGGGCCCCGTGCGGCTGCTGCCCGACGATCCGCACGCGGCGCTCGAGGTGCGCACGATGGATCGTTTCTTCGACAACTACGTGTCGACGCCGCAGCAGAAGGTCGTGTTCGACGCGCTGCGGCCGGAAGCCGAGCGCGATGCGCGCGGTGTCGCCGATGCGCGCGCGATGCTCGACACGTCGTATGCGTGGCTGGACAGGAAGATGGCCGATCGCGAATGGGCGGCCGGCGACCGCTTCAGCCTCGCCGACTGCGGCGCGGCGCCGTTCCTGTTCTATGCGGACTGGACGCACCGGATCGATCCGTCGTTCGCGAACGTGATCGCGTATCGCAAGCGTCTGCTGGCGCGGCCGTCGTTTGCGCGCGCGGTCGACGAGGCGCGGCCGTATCGCCCGTTCTTTCCGCTGGGCGCGCCCGATCGCGACTGA
- a CDS encoding rhodanese-like domain-containing protein, whose translation MIFRQLFDPQSSTYTYLLADRASREALLIDPVFEQVRRDAALLDELGLRLVATVDTHVHADHVTGAWLLKQRTGSTIAISAASGAQGADRYLNDGDRCAFGARYLTVRATPGHTSGCISLVLDDESMAFTGDCLLIRGTGRTDFQQGDPRALYRAVHGRLFTLPAACLLYPAHDYRGLTVTSVGEERRFNPRLGGDLSEDDFAGYMRNLGLAHPRQIDVAVPANLQCGVAANAPDAQAAPDWAPLVYTFAGFWEIDPQWLEDHLQAVQVVDVREPDEFTGPLGHLPGAMPIPLGELAARAGEIARDRPVVTVCRAGGRSAQATVILLKAGFDTVANLGGGMLRWRAEGRVVMDGRS comes from the coding sequence ATGATCTTCCGGCAACTCTTCGACCCGCAATCGTCGACGTATACGTACCTGCTCGCCGACCGCGCGTCGCGCGAAGCGCTGCTGATCGATCCGGTGTTCGAGCAGGTGCGCCGCGACGCGGCGCTGCTCGACGAGCTCGGGCTGCGGCTCGTCGCGACCGTCGACACGCACGTGCATGCCGATCACGTGACGGGCGCGTGGCTGCTGAAGCAGCGCACGGGCAGCACGATCGCGATCTCGGCCGCGAGCGGCGCGCAGGGCGCCGATCGTTACCTGAACGACGGCGACCGCTGTGCGTTCGGCGCGCGCTACCTGACCGTGCGCGCGACGCCCGGCCACACGAGCGGCTGCATCAGCCTCGTGCTCGACGACGAATCGATGGCGTTCACCGGCGATTGCCTGCTGATCCGCGGCACCGGCCGCACCGACTTCCAGCAGGGCGACCCGCGCGCGCTGTATCGCGCGGTGCACGGCCGGCTCTTCACGCTACCGGCCGCGTGCCTGCTGTATCCGGCGCACGACTATCGCGGGCTCACGGTGACGAGCGTCGGCGAGGAGCGGCGCTTCAATCCGCGCCTCGGCGGCGATCTGAGCGAAGACGATTTCGCGGGCTACATGCGCAACCTCGGGCTCGCGCACCCGCGCCAGATCGATGTCGCGGTGCCGGCGAACCTGCAATGCGGCGTCGCCGCGAACGCGCCCGATGCGCAGGCGGCACCCGACTGGGCGCCGCTCGTCTATACGTTCGCGGGGTTCTGGGAAATCGATCCGCAATGGCTCGAGGATCATTTGCAGGCGGTGCAGGTGGTCGACGTGCGCGAGCCGGACGAATTCACGGGCCCGCTCGGTCACCTGCCCGGCGCGATGCCGATTCCGCTCGGCGAACTGGCCGCGCGTGCCGGCGAGATCGCGCGCGACCGGCCGGTCGTGACCGTGTGCCGGGCCGGCGGGCGATCCGCGCAAGCGACCGTGATCCTGCTGAAAGCCGGCTTCGACACGGTCGCCAATCTCGGCGGCGGGATGCTGCGCTGGCGTGCCGAGGGGCGCGTCGTGATGGACGGCCGGTCGTAA
- a CDS encoding peroxiredoxin, with product MSIRLGEDAPDFTAETTEGTIRFHEWIGDHWAILFSHPKDFTPVCTTELGYMAGLKPEFDKRNTKIIGLSIDPVSDHRKWVADIAETQGHAVNYPLIGDDELKVAKLYDMIHPNASGGPRTAVDNATVRSVFVIGPDKKVKAMLVYPMSAGRNFDEVLRLLDALQLNAQHTVATPVNWRPGDDVIIPTSVSDDAAKQKYPQGFRTLKPYLRYVTQPG from the coding sequence ATGTCGATTCGACTAGGCGAGGACGCGCCCGATTTCACCGCGGAGACCACCGAGGGAACGATCCGCTTTCATGAATGGATCGGCGACCATTGGGCGATCCTGTTTTCCCATCCGAAGGATTTCACGCCGGTATGCACGACCGAACTCGGCTACATGGCCGGGCTCAAGCCGGAATTCGACAAGCGCAACACGAAGATCATCGGGCTGTCGATCGATCCGGTCAGCGATCACCGGAAGTGGGTGGCGGATATCGCCGAGACGCAGGGTCACGCGGTCAACTATCCGCTGATCGGCGACGACGAGCTGAAGGTCGCGAAGCTGTACGACATGATTCATCCGAACGCGAGCGGCGGCCCGCGCACGGCGGTCGACAACGCGACCGTGCGCTCGGTGTTCGTCATCGGGCCGGACAAGAAGGTCAAGGCGATGCTCGTTTATCCGATGAGCGCGGGACGCAATTTCGACGAGGTGCTGCGCCTGCTCGACGCGTTGCAGCTCAACGCGCAGCATACGGTGGCGACGCCGGTCAACTGGCGGCCCGGCGACGATGTCATCATTCCGACGTCGGTGTCGGACGATGCGGCGAAGCAGAAGTATCCGCAGGGCTTCCGGACGCTGAAGCCGTACCTGCGTTACGTGACGCAGCCGGGCTGA
- a CDS encoding HTH-type transcriptional regulator ArgP, producing MSMTIDPKQAAALLAVADTGSFEQAAVRLHVTASAVTQRVRALEASLGTPLVLRTRPCRPTVAGQRVLQHLRRVALLQADLQSTLATERESPISVTIALNSDSLGTWFLPALTSVLAGERILFELIVEDQDHTFALLESGMAVGCVTTEPKPMRGCLATPLGTMRYRLLAAAAFAVRWFPRGLNRTSARKAPVVAYSRRDTLQSSFLKEKFGLPEGAYPCHYVPGTHSHFAAVRHGLGYAMVPEPLIGAAPLDAQGLVDLAPAHPTDVTLYWHAWTVQSPTMASLSERVVEAARRLLAPLP from the coding sequence ATGTCGATGACGATCGATCCGAAGCAGGCCGCCGCACTGCTGGCCGTCGCCGACACGGGCAGCTTCGAGCAGGCGGCCGTGCGCCTGCACGTGACCGCATCAGCGGTCACACAGCGGGTCCGCGCACTGGAAGCGAGCCTCGGCACGCCGCTCGTGCTGCGCACGCGGCCGTGCCGCCCGACGGTGGCCGGGCAGCGCGTGCTGCAGCACCTTCGCCGCGTCGCGCTGCTGCAGGCCGACCTGCAAAGCACGCTCGCGACCGAGCGCGAATCGCCGATCTCGGTCACGATCGCGCTCAATTCCGACAGCCTCGGCACGTGGTTTCTCCCGGCACTGACGTCCGTACTCGCCGGCGAGCGCATCCTGTTCGAGCTGATCGTCGAAGACCAGGACCACACGTTCGCGCTGCTCGAAAGCGGGATGGCGGTGGGCTGCGTGACGACCGAGCCGAAGCCGATGCGCGGCTGCCTCGCGACGCCGCTCGGCACGATGCGCTACCGGCTGCTCGCGGCCGCCGCGTTCGCGGTGCGCTGGTTCCCGCGCGGGCTGAACCGCACGAGCGCGCGCAAGGCGCCCGTCGTCGCGTACTCGCGACGCGATACGCTGCAGTCGTCGTTCCTGAAGGAGAAGTTCGGGCTGCCCGAGGGCGCCTACCCGTGCCATTACGTGCCGGGCACCCATTCGCACTTCGCGGCGGTGCGGCACGGGCTCGGCTACGCGATGGTGCCGGAGCCGCTGATCGGCGCCGCGCCGCTCGACGCGCAGGGGCTCGTCGATCTGGCGCCCGCGCATCCGACCGACGTCACGCTGTACTGGCACGCGTGGACCGTGCAGTCGCCGACGATGGCGTCGTTGTCCGAACGCGTCGTCGAGGCGGCGCGCCGGCTGCTCGCGCCGCTGCCGTGA
- a CDS encoding DUF1059 domain-containing protein, which translates to MSRRYIDCREFPSATHCSVAISADSDNELLEAAVQHAVLVHQHTDSAELRTQLKALFRDGTPPADAPRQA; encoded by the coding sequence ATGTCCCGCCGCTATATCGATTGCCGAGAGTTTCCCAGCGCGACGCATTGCTCGGTCGCGATTTCCGCCGACTCCGACAACGAACTGCTGGAGGCCGCCGTGCAACACGCGGTGCTGGTGCACCAGCACACCGACAGCGCCGAACTGCGCACGCAACTGAAAGCGCTGTTCCGCGACGGCACGCCCCCCGCCGACGCACCCCGGCAAGCGTAA
- the ltaE gene encoding low-specificity L-threonine aldolase, with the protein MIDLRSDTVTRPSQAMLAAMTAAEVGDDVWGDDPTVLRLQAVMAERAGKEAGLFFPSGTQSNLAALMAHCERGDEYIVGQLAHTYKYEGGGAAVLGSIQPQPIENAPDGTLPLAKIAAAIKPIDNHFARTRLLALENTIGGQVLPEGYVQEATAFARSRGLALHLDGARVCNAAVASGRSIAELCAPFDTVSICFSKGLGTPVGSVLVGNRVLIERAQRWRKVLGGAMRQSGILAAACLYALDHNVERLADDHANAAHLAAGLARIDAVKVLSHATNMVFAQFPEADCAPLEAWLKERGILTQMLYASRFVTHCDVSRADIDTFVDAVGAYFAQRRA; encoded by the coding sequence ATGATCGATTTACGCAGCGATACCGTGACACGTCCGAGCCAGGCAATGCTGGCCGCGATGACTGCCGCCGAAGTCGGCGACGACGTATGGGGTGACGACCCGACCGTGCTGCGCCTGCAGGCGGTGATGGCCGAGCGCGCCGGCAAGGAAGCCGGCCTGTTCTTCCCGAGCGGCACGCAGAGCAACCTCGCCGCGCTGATGGCCCATTGCGAACGCGGCGACGAGTACATCGTCGGCCAGCTCGCGCACACCTACAAGTACGAAGGCGGCGGTGCGGCCGTGCTGGGCAGCATCCAGCCGCAGCCGATCGAGAACGCGCCGGACGGCACGCTGCCGCTCGCGAAGATCGCCGCGGCGATCAAGCCGATCGACAATCACTTTGCCCGCACGCGCCTGCTCGCGCTGGAAAACACGATCGGCGGCCAGGTCTTGCCGGAAGGCTATGTCCAGGAAGCCACCGCGTTCGCGCGCAGCCGCGGGTTGGCGCTGCATCTCGACGGCGCGCGCGTGTGCAACGCCGCCGTCGCGTCGGGCCGTTCGATCGCCGAGCTGTGCGCGCCGTTCGACACCGTGTCGATCTGCTTCTCGAAAGGGCTCGGTACACCGGTCGGCTCGGTGCTGGTCGGCAACCGCGTGCTGATCGAGCGCGCGCAGCGCTGGCGCAAGGTGCTCGGCGGCGCGATGCGGCAGTCGGGCATTCTCGCGGCCGCGTGCCTGTATGCGCTCGACCACAACGTCGAGCGGCTCGCGGACGATCACGCGAACGCCGCGCATCTCGCGGCGGGCCTCGCGCGCATCGACGCGGTGAAGGTGCTGTCGCACGCGACGAACATGGTGTTCGCGCAATTCCCCGAAGCCGATTGCGCGCCGCTCGAGGCGTGGCTCAAGGAACGCGGGATCCTCACGCAGATGCTGTACGCGTCGCGCTTCGTCACGCACTGCGACGTGTCGCGCGCGGACATCGATACCTTCGTCGACGCGGTCGGCGCGTATTTCGCGCAGCGCCGCGCGTAA